Proteins from a genomic interval of Trifolium pratense cultivar HEN17-A07 linkage group LG6, ARS_RC_1.1, whole genome shotgun sequence:
- the LOC123891046 gene encoding proline--tRNA ligase, cytoplasmic encodes MAGTEATKQQSGGGGKQPKQPKQPKQPKQQQSGGGGGKKKEVKKETGLGLTNKKADNFGEWYSEVVVNGEMIEYYDISGCYILRPWSMAIWEIMQAFFDPEIKKMKIKNCYFPVFVSSTVLEKEKDHIEGFAPEVAWVTRSGKSELEIPIAIRPTSETVMYPYYSKWIRGHRDLPLKLNQWCNVVRWEFSNPTPFIRSREFLWQEGHTAFATKEEADTEVLEILELYRRIYEEYLAVPVIKGKKSELEKFAGGLYTTSVEAFIPNTGRGIQGATSHCLGQNFAKMFDINYENEKGERAMVWQNSWAYSTRTIGVMVMVHGDDKGLVLPPKVASVQVIVIPVPYKDADTQGILDACSETVNALLEAGIRAESDSRDNYSPGWKYSQWEMKGVPLRIEIGPKDLANKQVRAVRRDSGAKIDIANAGLVEEIKKLLDNIQQNLFDVAKQKRDECIQVIHTWEEFIEALNQKKMILAPWADEKEVEEDVKARTKGETGAAKTLCSPFDQPELPEGTICFASGKPAKKWSYWGRSY; translated from the exons ATGGCTGGTACCGAAGCCACAAAACAACAATCCGGCGGCGGTGGAAAACAACCTAAACAACCTAAACAACCTAAAcaaccaaaacaacaacaatctggtggtggtggagggAAGAAGAAGGAAGTGAAGAAAGAGACTGGATTAGGTTTAACTAATAAGAAGGCTGATAACTTCGGAGAGTGGTATTCTGAG GTTGTTGTTAATGGTGAGATGATTGAGTACTATGACATTTCTGGTTGCTATATTCTCAGACCTTGGTCAATGGCTATTTGGGAGATTATGCAA GCGTTTTTTGATCCAgaaataaagaagatgaagatcaaGAACTGCTATTTCCCTGTGTTTGTTTCTTCTACTGTTCTGGAAAAGGAGAAGGACCATATCGAGGGTTTTGCTCCAGAG GTGGCTTGGGTGACAAGATCTGGAAAATCTGAGCTAGAGATTCCTATTGCTATTCGTCCAACTAGTGAAACGGTTATGTATCCTTACTACTCCAAGTGGATAAGGGGACACCGTGATTTGCCACTGAAACTTAATCAGTGGTGCAACGTTGTTAGATGGGAGTTCAGCAATCCTACACCATTCATCAG GAGTCGCGAGTTTCTTTGGCAAGAAGGACACACTGCTTTTGCTACTAAGGAGGAAGCAGATACAGAG GTTCTTGAGATTTTGGAGTTATATAGGCGTATATACGAAGAGTATTTGGCAGTTCCTGTCATAAAGGGTAAGAAAAGTGAGCTTGAGAAGTTTGCGGGTGGACTTTACACTACCAGTGTTGAG GCCTTTATTCCAAATACTGGTCGTGGCATTCAAGGTGCAACTTCTCATTGTTTGGGACAAAATTTTGCCAAGATGTTTGACATAAACTATGAAAATGAGAAGGGAGAGAGAGCAATGGTCTGGCAAAACTCATGGGCCTACAGTACCCGAACT ATTGGGGTGATGGTGATGGTACATGGCGATGATAAGGGATTGGTGCTGCCTCCTAAAGTAGCATCAGTTCAAGTTATTGTGATTCCTGTGCCATACAAAGATGCTGATACTCAAGGAATCTTGGATGCTTGTTCTGAAACTGTGAATGCGTTGTTGGAAGCAGGAATTCGCGCTGAGTCAGACTCGAGAGATAACTATTCACCCGGATGGAAGTATTCTCAGTGGGAAATGAAAGGTGTTCCTCTGAGGATTGAAATTGGGCCAAAGGATTTAGCCAATAAGCAG GTTCGTGCTGTTCGTCGTGACAGTGGAGCAAAAATAGACATTGCGAATGCTGGTTTGGTTGAGGAAATCAAAAAATTGCTTGATAATATTCAACAGAATCTGTTTGATGTCGCAAAACAAAAACGGGATGAGTGTATTCAGGTCATACATACTTGGGAGGAGTTTATAGAAGCTTTAAATCAAAAAAAGATGATCTTAGCTCCTTGGGCTGATGAGAAG GAGGTTGAAGAAGATGTCAAAGCAAGGACAAAGGGTGAGACTGGAGCAGCAAAGACACTCTGCAGTCCCTTTGATCAGCCAGAACTCCCCGAAG GAACCATATGCTTTGCGTCCGGCAAGCCTGCAAAGAAGTGGTCATACTGGGGCAGAAGTTATTAG
- the LOC123891047 gene encoding protein transport protein SEC23-2: MANNPTQPNVGFIPSNPEQEQDRQTPIHPPPPPPTFAAPPRFPPPILHLQKDQGSIHSANGSPVPHLSTPPGPPVFTSPVRPAAVPFRTSPVLPQPPALSTASSLPTSSSPPYSNGSFDLQSQPSGGLEDHIPLGESSSFVLFSAHKVLKQKKQANVPSLGFGALVSPGREVSTGPQVIQRDPHRCQSCGAYANIYCNILLGSGQWQCVICRKLNGSDGEYIAHSKEDLHRFPELSSPMVDFVQTGTKRPGYVPVSDSRMSAPVVLVIDECLDEPHLHHLQSSLHAFVDSLPPTTRLGIILYGRTVSVYDFSEESVASADVLPGDKSPSQDSLKALIYGTGIYLSPMHASLAVAHSIFSSLRPYKLNVPEASRDRCLGTAVEVALAIIQGPSADLSRGVVKRSGGNSRIIVCAGGPNTYGPGSVPHSFNHPNYPYMEKTALKWMENLGREAHRHNILVDILCAGTCPVRVPILHPLAKASGGVLVLHDDFGEAFGVNLQRASARSAGSHGLLELRTSDDILITQVVGPGEESHVDTHETFKNDTALYIQMLSVEETQSFSLSMETKGDIKGDFVFFQFAIQYSNVYQADVSRVITVRLPTVDSISGYLESVQDEVAAVLIAKRTLLRAKNHSVAVDMRATIDERIKDIGLKFGSQLPKSKLHCFPKELSLLPELLFHLRRGPLLGCIIGHEDERSVLRNLFLNASFDLSLRMVAPRCLMHREGGTFEELPAYDLAMQSDTAVVLDHGTDVFIWLGAELVYDEGKSAAALAACRTLAEELTEFRFPAPRILAFKEGSSQARYFVSRLIPAHKDPPYEQEARFPQLRTLTSEQRTKLKSSFVHFDDPSFCEWMRSLKVVPPQPS, from the exons ATGGCTAATAACCCAACACAACCTAATGTTGGGTTCATCCCTTCAAACCCAGAACAAGAACAAGATAGACAAACTCCAATTCATcctcctccacctcctccaACTTTTGCAGCACCACCTAGATTTCCTCCACCAATTTTACATTTACAGAAAGATCAAGGTTCTATTCATTCTGCAAATGGCAGTCCAGTTCCTCACTTGAGCACCCCTCCTGGACCTCCTGTCTTTACATCACCTGTCCGTCCGGCCGCTGTTCCTTTTCGAACATCACCGGTTTTGCCTCAGCCGCCGGCTCTTTCTACTGCATCTTCTTTGCCAACCTCATCGTCCCCCCCTTACTCAAATGGATCGTTCGACTTGCAGTCACAACCTTCTGGTGGATTAGAGGATCACATTCCACTTGGGGAGTCATCATCCTTTGTACTGTTTTCAGCTCATAAG GTATTGAAGCAGAAGAAACAAGCTAATGTGCCCAGTTTGGGTTTCGGGGCATTGGTCTCTCCTGGGAGGGAGGTCTCAACAGGTCCCCAGGTAATACAGCGTGATCCCCATCGCTGTCAAAGCTGTGGGgcatatgcaaatatatattgCAATATATTGCTTGGATCAGGCCAGTGGCAGTGTGTTATTTGTCGAAAACTGAATGGAAGTGATGGTGAGTACATTGCACATAGCAAGGAAGATCTTCACAGATTTCCAGAATTATCCTCACCAATGGTTGACTTTGTTCAAACTGGGACCAAGAGACCTGGTTATGTTCCAGTTTCAGATTCCAGAATGTCTGCGCCAGTAGTTCTTGTAATAGATGAATGTTTAGATGAACCTCACTTACACCATCTTCAGAGCTCGTTGCATGCATTTGTTGATTCTCTCCCTCCAACAACAAGATTAGGAATTATACTATACGGCCGTACTGTATCAGTGTATGACTTTTCAGAAGAGTCAGTTGCATCTGCCGATGTGCTTCCCGGGGACAAGTCACCAAGTCAAGATTCTTTGAAGGCTTTGATTTATGGTACCGGTATATATTTGTCACCAATGCATGCTTCACTGGCTGTAGCGCATTCTATATTTTCATCATTGAGACCATATAAGTTGAATGTACCAGAAGCTTCCAGAGATCGGTGCCTAGGAACTGCTGTTGAGGTTGCTCTCGCTATAATTCAGGGCCCATCTGCCGATCTGTCCCGAGGGGTAGTCAAAAGATCAGGGGGTAATAGTAGAATTATTGTCTGTGCTGGTGGTCCAAACACTTATGGGCCTGGATCTGTTCCTCATTCTTTTAACCACCCTAATTATCCATATATGGAAAAGACAGCATTAAAATGGATGGAGAATTTAGGTCGCGAGGCTCATCGACACAATATATTGGTTGATATTTTATGTGCTGGAACATGCCCTGTAAGAGTTCCTATCTTACATCCTCTTGCAAAAGCATCAGGTGGTGTTTTGGTTCTTCACGATGATTTTGGAGAAGCCTTCGGCGTTAATTTACAAAGGGCATCTGCCAGATCAGCAGGCTCCCATGGATTGTTAGAATTGCGGACATCAGATGATATTCTCATTACGCAAGTTGTGGGTCCGGGGGAAGAGTCGCATGTAGACACCCATGAAACATTTAAAAACGATACCGCTCTTTATATTCAAATGCTAAGTGTTGAAGAGACACAGAGCTTCTCTCTCTCCATGGAAACCAAAGGAGATATCAAAGgcgattttgtttttttccagTTTGCAATTCAGTATTCAAATGTGTATCAGGCGGATGTCTCAAGGGTCATTACTGTAAGATTGCCAACAGTAGATAGTATTTCGGGATATCTTGAGAGTGTTCAAGATGAAGTGGCTGCGGTCCTCATTGCAAAGAGAACTCTTTTACGAGCCAAAAACCATTCTGTTGCTGTTGATATGCGGGCAACAATAGATGAAAGAATCAAAGATATTGGTCTAAAATTTGGCTCTCAATTACCCAAATCAAAACTTCATTGCTTCCCAAAGGAGCTGTCTCTCTTACCGGAGCTCCTTTTCCATCTCAGGAGAGGCCCACTATTGGGATGCATTATTGGCCATGAAGATGAGAGGTCTGTGTTGAGGAACCTGTTTCTAAATGCATCCTTTGATCTATCGCTCAGAATGGTGGCTCCACGTTGTCTAATGCACAGGGAGGGTGGAACTTTTGAGGAGCTACCGGCTTATGATCTTGCTATGCAATCTGATACTGCTGTTGTACTTGACCATGGCACTGATGTCTTCATTTGGCTG GGTGCTGAACTTGTATATGATGAAGGAAAAAGTGCCGCTGCTTTGGCTGCATGCAGGACATTGGCTGAAGAACTGACTGAATTCCGTTTTCCAGCTCCTCGTATCCTAGCATTCAag GAGGGTAGCTCGCAGGCTCGATATTTTGTGTCGCGTCTCATACCAGCTCACAAGGATCCTCCTTATGAGCAG GAGGCAAGGTTTCCACAACTACGAACATTAACATCAGAACAAAGAACAAAGCTGAAAAGCAGTTTTGTTCACTTCGATGATCCAAGTTTCTGTGAATGGATGCGAAGTTTAAAGGTCGTACCCCCGCAACCGAGCTGA
- the LOC123891049 gene encoding PSME3-interacting protein: MDEESARPIRMMNFVSEEQLVESKRTRGERVEDGTAHRDRPLFEILKENKDKKDAEFNERFKHRPPKALDEDETEFLDSYEASKREYERKLADEEAQQLRSFQAAIAVQSNTVHEVKEKSPVLPIQEEKPAAGKKNPASRPLSMIIKVKPQAKKAKLDEGNAEEVSKAGITSVNDTSKPLEPVQPSNNIANKSNEVALTGLVSYSDESDDDL; the protein is encoded by the exons ATGGATGAAGAATCCGCTCGTCCCATCAGAATGATGAACTTTGTTTCTGAAGAACAA TTGGTAGAATCTAAAAGAACAAGGGGAGAACGAGTTGAAGATGGCACTGCCCACAGGGACAGACCTCTCTTTGAG ATTCTAAAGGAGAATAAGGACAAGAAGGATGCTGAATTTAACGAAAGGTTCAAACATA GACCTCCCAAGGCTTTAGATGAAGATGAGACCGAGTTTCTTGATAGTTATGAAGCA TCAAAAAGGGAATATGAACGAAAATTGGCAGACGAGGAAGCCCAACAACTACGCAGCTTTCAA GCGGCAATAGCAGTGCAGTCCAACACTGTGCACGAAGTTAAGGAAAAATCCCCTGTACTTCCAATCCAG GAAGAAAAGCCTGCTGCTGGAAAGAAGAATCCAGCCTCTCGCCCATTAAGCATGATTATAAAAGTCAAGCCTCAAGCTAAAAAAGCCAAGTTGGATGAAGGAAATGCTGAAGAAGTTTCAAAAGCAGGAATTACTTCTGTGAATGATACGAGTAAACCTTTAGAACCCGTTCAACCATCGAATAACATAGCTAATAAGTCAAATGAAGTTGCCTTAACTGGCCTTGTTTCATATAGTGACGAAAGTGATGATGACTTGTAG
- the LOC123891048 gene encoding acyl transferase 4, with product MTLSVIRTKRDLVKPAKETLFTMLDLSVIDQLPVLRCNVRTLHVFRHGPEAPRVIREALSLALVPYYPLAGRVKESEPRCLQIECSGDGVWYVEASTDCKLDSVNFFDDMESIPYGNLLPDDVHEIKHIDPLVQMQVTQFGCGGFVIGLVFSHSICDGLGAAQFLNAVGELARGLDKPTIKPVWNRNFVPSPRAPSLPKISLACPPQMSHYNLEHSNIDIPMDQINRLKRQFQQVTGQSCSTFEIVAALFWSSRTRAINCDPNTKVKLVFFANCRQLINPPLPKGFYGNCFFPVTTTASCKSLRKAPNIFEVVKLIQEAKARLPLEFVKYLNGEHIKGGDEIEEDPFAPTPNYATLFMSEWGRLGFDNVDYQWGPPVQVVPIQGSSIVPAGIMRSLPLPNRGTRLVTWCVEEAHRLPFIDEIHGLIKQQLL from the exons ATGACATTGTCTGTGATTAGAACAAAACGAGACTTGGTTAAACCTGCCAAGGAGACTCTATTTACCATGCTAGATTTATCGGTAATCGATCAATTACCTGTTCTAAGATGCAATGTTAGAACTTTGCATGTGTTTAGACATGGCCCTGAAGCACCAAGGGTCATAAGAGAGGCATTGTCGCTAGCGCTCGTTCCCTACTACCCTCTTGCAGGACGAGTCAAAGAGTCTGAACCTCGGTGCCTACAAATCGAATGCTCAGGTGACGGTGTGTGGTATGTTGAGGCATCAACTGATTGCAAACTTGACTCTGTCAATTTCTTTGATGACATGGAGTCAATTCCATATGGTAATCTTCTTCCCGACGATGTTCACGAGATCAAACACATTGATCCCCTTGTTCAAATGCAG GTGACACAATTTGGTTGTGGGGGTTTTGTGATAGGTTTAGTGTTCAGCCATAGCATATGCGATGGCCTTGGTGCTGCACAATTTCTAAATGCAGTTGGGGAGCTAGCTAGAGGACTTGACAAACCTACCATCAAACCAGTGTGGAATAGGAACTTTGTTCCCTCTCCTCGAGCACCATCACTGCCAAAAATATCTCTTGCTTGTCCACCTCAAATGTCACACTACAATCTAGAGCATTCTAACATAGACATACCTATGGATCAAATCAACCGGCTGAAGAGACAGTTCCAGCAAGTAACTGGACAAAGTTGTTCTACCTTCGAAATTGTTGCTGCATTGTTTTGGAGCAGCAGAACAAGAGCCATAAATTGTGATCCCAATACCAAAGTGAAGCTTGTGTTCTTTGCAAATTGTCGACAACTCATAAACCCTCCTCTACCCAAGGGTTTCTACGGAAACTGTTTCTTCCCAGTGACAACTACAGCTTCATGCAAGTCACTTAGAAAAGCACCAAATATCTTTGAAGTGGTGAAGCTGATCCAAGAAGCAAAGGCCAGGTTACCTTTGGAGTTTGTCAAGTACTTGAATGGTGAACATATAAAAGGTGGTGATGAAATTGAGGAGGATCCGTTTGCACCTACACCAAATTACGCCACACTCTTTATGTCTGAGTGGGGGAGGTTGGGATTCGACAATGTAGACTATCAGTGGGGTCCACCTGTCCAGGTGGTCCCCATTCAAGGGTCTAGCATTGTACCAGCTGGCATTATGCGCTCGCTGCCTCTCCCGAACAGAGGGACTCGTTTGGTTACATGGTGCGTGGAGGAGGCGCATCGCCTTCCCTTCATTGATGAAATACATGGTCTTATAAAGCAGCAACTGTTATAA